One Penaeus chinensis breed Huanghai No. 1 chromosome 12, ASM1920278v2, whole genome shotgun sequence DNA segment encodes these proteins:
- the LOC125031034 gene encoding kalirin-like, producing MDGLRAVDVMTVLHEKVAYLSGGRDQRSGPILTFPASTRRERLKHDDYRPLIQYLMQIPSDEVREIGFTVIIDMRGSTWNTVKPILKELHESFAQHIYIVHIVKPDNFWQKQRTSIGSHKYKTNLISVETLAKTIDPSQLTSDFEGTLPYDHNTWIELRLAIEDFTWQANELVDQLEDVRDELQQSDFADDVSGAKRAIERHKEMHQKVTGSLVHDLDMLGQRLLQRLNCDEGNGYDSGYSGRDSASSLILNNPDFQNSIPQLLGYLCLKEIGHSYQVSKDLQEAHSQFTVACQKVYMNINRILSVASRLMESGHYAAQHIGNVASKLDQVWKEFAAGLDERSSVLALSVMFHQKAEQYIESVPTWVDNCKLTALPSDIHTLEASIHHHQSLYETMCQAYTEVHSTSKKLLYQLDHLVQICSQLRRDGQMRSKHKKPRGKPSAYSVTPDGKVVYRGGPQQQRGPGTSGNPAADYSEGASHVLAVIHEILAHHRAVEQRWSAKKLKLHQRLALRLFQEDVKQVLDWLQTHGEVFLRKNPGIGRNIAKARMYQKSHEHFENVAQNTYTNAEKLLQAAEELAHTGECNPEEIYSVAQTLDSHIASFAARVQQRHRLLNMAVLFYTHEKELLSWLEELSTELESEEGVDEAADSVEASERMLAQMTTQQDSTLDACVSTTHEGEGLLNELRSATVTADSGCGSVEGVEEALERLVKKRDELESLWATRKLRLDLLLQLRLFQRDAVELLSQLDLWAEELQNTEFGRDITEAEQMLVLHNDSTSHMQNGTYQVMQSGQELLQLLETSGIQIRADAESDGTTKVSMLLECIRERQMDVEVLVDMKRVKLEQCIHLLQFENEANQVISWIRNGEAVLAASFTIPSSLAESNALSHDHEQFQVAIEKTHAAAVQTRQRSSALLMAKHYSPEQVMEIESNVTKRWEKLVTCAEDRYKLVQASITFYKTAEQVCSVLESLERDYRRDEDWCQKEVPPPGTSVSQGDKQQDQQQQGTGQGGQAGSDRAAGISLIINKHQEQKEGFLKACTLARRTAETFLKYANRSQHYYSMKGDVGLRGPEAKVRGILENLMAQENKVLDHWTQKKKKLDQCQQYVLFEGSAKQALDWIMETGEMYLSTHTSLGETKEDTEKILKEHNEFKGTAKDTRERVKLLLLLADSLVEKGHAHAAAIKDWVARVDQAYKNFSGRMDKYRMQLESRLGIQSEDSKASLSLDRHSDPSLENKVHAVVTVANKEMSEEKRKSARKKELIMRELLQTERVYVKDLEVCTKTYLFETRQPSAPSGLQGKDSIIFCNMEEILQFHKNIFLQEIEKYQCMPEDVGHCFVTWAPQFDIYVKYCKAQPESNRMLVSHAGTFYEEVQRKHNVEHPIPAYLIKPVQRITKYQLLLKELLSCCEDENQGEIKDGLEVMQNVPKKANDALHLSMLDGCDVPTDSLGEVILQDTFQVWDPRQLIRKGRERHIFLFDLYLLFCKEVRDPSGNKTKYAYKQRLVTSELGVTEHIEGDECKFAVWTARTGVSDGKMILRANTLEVKQTWVRKLREVIQETYLSSALPLTPAKSPAKTPKQNRASRDLEESIDESAENTDRNSLASYSSSNTDSDKVSLK from the exons ATGGACGGGCTGCGTGCCGTGGACGTGATGACAGTCCTGCACGAGAAGGTGGCGTACCTGTCCGGGGGGCGCGACCAGAGATCCGGTCCCATCCTAACCTTTCCTGCCAGTACCCGCAGGGAACGTCTCAAGCATGACGACTACCGTCCCTTAATCCAGTACCTCATGCAGATACCAAG tgACGAAGTACGTGAAATAGGCTTCACAGTGATAATTGACATGCGGGGATCCACATGGAACACGGTCAAACCCATCCTGAAGGAGCTGCACGAAAGCTTTGCGCAACATATTTATATAGTCCATATAGTCAAGCCAGACAACTTCTGGCAGAAGCAACGAACCAGTATAGGAAGTCATAAGTACAAG ACAAATTTAATCAGCGTGGAAACTTTAGCCAAAACGATAGACCCGAGCCAGCTGACGAGCGACTTCGAGGGCACGCTCCCCTACGACCACAACACGTGGATCGAACTGCGGCTAGCGATCGAGGACTTCACGTGGCAGGCCAATGAGCTCGTCGACCAGCTGGAGGATGTCAGGGACGAGCTGCAGCAGAGCGACTTCGCGGACGACGTCAGCGGCGCCAAGCGGGCTATCGAGCGGCACAAAGAGATGCATCAGAAAGTTACCGGTAGTTTAGTGCACGACTTGGATATGCTGGGTCAGAGACTTTTACAAAG ATTAAACTGTGATGAGGGCAACGGCTACGACTCGGGCTATTCGGGCCGAGACAGCGCGTCCAGCCTGATACTCAACAATCCCGACTTCCAAAACAGTATTCCACAG ttgttgggttatttgtgtttaaaAGAAATAGGTCATTCTTACCAAGTATCCAAAGATCTTCAGGAGGCTCATTCTCAGTTCACCGTTGCCTGTCAG AAAGTGTATATGAACATCAATAGAATACTTAGTGTGGCATCAAGACTcatggaaagtggtcactatgcAGCCCAACACATCGGCAATGTAGCGTCTAAACTGGATCAG GTTTGGAAAGAATTTGCTGCAGGTCTGGATGAAAGATCTTCTGTGTTAGCTCTCTCGGTCATGTTTCACCAGAAAGCAGAACAG TATATTGAAAGTGTGCCAACATGGGTCGACAACTGCAAACTGACGGCATTACCTTCCGACATCCATACATTGGAAGCATCaatccaccaccaccaatcactcTATGAGACCATGTGCCAGGCGTATACCGAG GTTCACAGTACCAGCAAGAAACTCCTCTACCAGCTAGACCACCTGGTGCAAATTTGTAGCCAGCTGAGGCGCGATGGCCAAATGCGCAGCAAGCAC aagaagccCCGGGGAAAGCCATCAGCCTATTCT GTGACGCCTGACGGCAAGGTGGTGTATCGAGGGGGTCCACAGCAGCAACGTGGCCCAGGAACAAGTGGAAATCCAGCCGCTGATTACTCTGAAGGTGCTAGTCATGTCCTGGCGGTCATTCATGAAATCTTGGCACACCACCGAGCTGTGGAGCAGAGGTGGTCAGCCAAGAAGCTCAAGCTCCACCAAAGATTGGCACTCAGGCTGTTTCAGGAAGATGTCAAGCAG GTGCTGGATTGGCTGCAGACCCATGGTGAGGTATTCTTGCGGAAAAACCCTGGAATTGGACGTAATATTGCAAAAGCCAGAATGTATCAGAAGAGTCATGAGCACTTCGAAAACGTTGCCCAG aatacttACACAAATGCAGAGAAATTGTTGCAAGCAGCAGAAGAGCTTGCACATACAGGAGAATGCAATCCAGAAGAGATATATAGTGTGGCCCAAACACTTGACTCACACATTGCCAGCTTTGCAGCAAGGGTCCAGCAGCGACATCGGCTGCTCAACATGGCTGTCTTGTTTTATACTCATGAGAAGGAG CTTTTATCATGGCTGGAGGAGCTGAGTACAGAACTAGAGAGTGAAGAAGGTGTTGACGAGGCTGCAGATTCGGTGGAGGCTTCTGAAAGAATGTTGGCCCAGATGACCACACAGCAAGACTCCACCCTGGATGCATGTGTCTCAACTACTCATGAGGGAGAGGGGCTTCTAAATGAACTCAG GTCAGCAACTGTAACTGCCGACTCAGGATGTGGCTCtgtagagggggtagaggaagccCTTGAGCGACTAGTCAAGAAACGAGATGAATTAGAAAGCCTTTGGGCCACTCGGAAGCTCCGCCTTGATCTCTTGCTTCAACTGAGACTGTTCCAGAGAGATGCTGTGGAG CTACTAAGCCAGTTAGACTTGTGGGCTGAGGAACTTCAGAACACAGAGTTTGGGCGAGACATCACCGAAGCTGAACAAATGCTTGTCCTGCACAATGACTCCACATCACACATGCAAAATGGCACTTACCAGGTCATGCAGAGTGGTCAGGAACTTTTACAA TTGCTGGAGACATCAGGCATCCAGATTCGTGCTGATGCTGAGTCTGATGGCACTACCAAGGTCTCCATGCTCTTAGAGTGCATCAGAGAACGGCAGATGGATGTGGAAGTGCTGGTAGACATGAAGAGGGTCAAGCTGGAGCAGTGCATTCACTTGCTGCAGTTTGAAAATGAAGCTAACCAG GTGATAAGCTGGATAAGGAATGGAGAGGCTGTACTGGCAGCAAGTTTCACCATTCCAAGCTCTCTTGCTGAGTCAAATGCATTATCTCATGACCATGAGCAGTTCCAG GTTGCCATAGAAAAAACCCATGCTGCAGCGGTGCAGACTCGGCAACGTTCTTCAGCTCTTCTTATGGCTAAGCACTACAGTCCAGAACAAGTCATGGAAATAGAATCTAATGTCACAAAGAGATGGGAAAAGCTTGTTACTTGTGCTGAGGATAG GTACAAGCTAGTCCAGGCATCAATCACATTTTATAAGACAGCTGAGCAAGTATGCTCTGTACTGGAAAGCCTTGAAAGAGactaccgccgcgacgaggaCTGGTGTCAGAAGGAAGTGCCTCCGCCAGGCACCAGTGTCAGTCAGGGGGATAAACAACAGGACCAGCAGCAGCAGGGGACTGGCCAGGGAGGGCAGGCGGGCTCAGACCGGGCCGCCGGAATCTCACTTATCATAAATAAGCATCAGGAGCAGAAGGAAGGCTTCCTTAAAGCTTGCACCCTGGCCAGGCGAACCGCCGAGACCTTCCTGAAGTACGCCAACCGATCTCAGCATTATTACAGTATGAAGGGTGATGTGGGATTACGAGGGCCAGAGGCTAAAGTAAGAGGCATTCTAGAGAATCTCATGGCTCAAGAGAACAAGGTGCTTGACCACTGgacccagaagaagaagaaactggaCCAGTGCCAGCAGTATGTATTATTTGAGGGATCAGCCAAGCAAGCATTAGACTGGATAATGGAGACAGGAGAAATGTACCTGTCCACTCACACAAGCCTAGGAGAAACCAAAGAGGACACGGAAAAGATTTTGAAAGAACATAATGAATTCAAAGGAACAGCGAAGGACACAAGGGAACGTGTAAAATTACTGTTGCTCCTGGCTGACTCCTTGGTTGAGAAAGGCCATGCACATGCAGCAGCCATCAAAGACTGGGTTGCTCGTGTTGATCAGGCCTACAAGAACTTCTCAGGTCGCATGGATAAGTACCGCATGCAGCTAGAGAGCAGATTAGGAATCCAGAGTGAGGATAGTAAAGCCTCTCTTTCCTTAGATCGTCACAGTGATCCTTCTCTTGAAAACAAAGTTCATGCAGTTGTTACTGTGGCAAATAAGGAAATGAGTGAGGAAAAACGTAAATCTGCTAGAAAGAAGGAACTCATAATGAGGGAATTGTTGCAGACAGAAAGAGTGTATGTCAAAGATCTGGAAGTATGTACAAAGACATACCTCTTTGAGACACGACAACCCTCTGCCCCAAGTGGGCTTCAGGGCAAAGATAGCATCATCTTCTGCAATATGGAGGAGATCCTACAATTCCACAAGAACATATTCCTCCAAGAGATTGAGAAGTATCAATGCATGCCAGAGGATGTTGGCCATTGCTTTGTGACTTGGGCCCCTCAGTTCGACATTTATGTGAAATACTGCAAGGCACAGCCAGAGTCCAATCGCATGCTAGTCAGCCATGCCGGGACCTTCTATGAAGAAGTTCAACGCAAGCACAATGTTGAACACCCCATTCCTGCGTACCTGATCAAGCCAGTTCAGCGCATCACCAAGTATCAACTTTTATTGAAAGAATTACTCTCGTGTTGTGAAGATGAAAACCAAGGGGAAATCAAAGACGGTTTAGAAGTTATGCAAAATGTTCCAAAGAAGGCTAATGATGCCCTCCACTTATCCATGCTTGATGGCTGTGATGTTCCAACAGACTCCTTGGGAGAAGTCATTCTGCAAGATACCTTCCAG GTGTGGGACCCTCGCCAGCTTATCAGAAAGGGTCGAGAGCGGCACATTTTCCTCTTCGACTTGTACCTGTTATTCTGCAAAGAAGTTCGTGATCCTAGTGGCAACAAGAccaaatatgcatataaacagcGACTGGTTACATCTGAGCTGGGTGTAACAGAGCACATTGAAGGGGACGAGTGTAAATTTGCTGTGTGGACAGCTCGCACAGGAGTTAGTGATGGCAAG ATGATTCTGCGAGCCAACACCCTGGAAGTGAAACAGACGTGGGTGAGGAAGCTGAGAGAAGTGATACAGGAAACTTACCTCAGCTCAGCTCTCCCCCTAACTCCTGCAAAGTCACCGGCCAAGACACCAAAGCAAAACCGAGCCAGcag GGACTTGGAGGAATCCATCGACGAGAGTGCGGAAAACACAGACCGCAACTCTTTGGCATCATACTCGTCCTCGAATACAGACTCCGATAAGG